The genomic DNA AGGAGGAATAAAGTCATGTCAATAAGAATTAAAAAATCAGTTTCTACAGTAGATTTAAAACCTCTCCATACAGGCTTAAGAGGTTTTGATGAGATTATCTTGCCAAATGGCTTACCACTGTATTCTCTTAACGCCATCACCGGCCATCCAGGTAGTGGTAAAACTGTATTTACTTACCAACTGCTGTTTAATAATGTTAGCAAAGAGAATAAAGCCTTATACTTTACCACCATCTCAGAGCCACCAATTAAGGTCATTCGCTATTTGCAGCAGTTTAAGTTTTTTGACAAAGAGAAATTCTTCAAGTATATTAAGGTGATAGACCTGGGAAGTGTCTTAAGGAAAGAGGGATTAGAAAAAGGTATTAAGTTTGTCATAAATAAGATTGATGAGGAGGAGGCAAAGATTGTAGCTATAGATAGTTTTAAAGCTATTCATACTCTACTTGGGTCTGAAGAAGAGATTCGTAAATTTACCTATGATTTAGGGGTTGAACTTCTTGCTTATCAATGCACATCATTTTTAGTTGGTGAGTATACAGAAGCGGAGACAGAGCAAGAACCAATATTTGCCATTGCAGATAGTATCATCAATATCTCATCCGATACCAAAGGATATTTACGCAGACGCTACTTAGAGATACACAAGATGCGCGGCTCTGGTTACTTTGCTGGTAAACATCGGTTCTCAATTACAAAGGATGGAATTATAGTTCATCCAAGACTTATGCCAAAGCAGAAAATGGTCAAACCTGATATAGATGTTTCCTGCCCAAAAATAAAGACAGGGATAAAAGGTTTAGATAAGATGCTTAATGGCGGCCTCTTTACAGGTTCATCTACACTAATAGCGGGTAATTCAGGGACAGGAAAGACTACTTTAGCTCTTAAATTTCTACAGGAAGGAGCTATAAATGATGAGCGGGGACTTTTAATATCATTTGAGGAATCACCTAATTTGATATTCAGATTAGCAAACTCATTTAATATCCCGTTGGCAGAGTTGGTAAAAGAAAATAAGATTATCATCTTACATTACTCCCCAGTAGAGCTAAATGTAGATGAATTTCATGCAAAGATTATGGAGGTTACACATCAACAACAGATACAACGAGTGGTTATAGATTCAATAGCGGATAT from bacterium includes the following:
- a CDS encoding ATPase domain-containing protein — protein: MSIRIKKSVSTVDLKPLHTGLRGFDEIILPNGLPLYSLNAITGHPGSGKTVFTYQLLFNNVSKENKALYFTTISEPPIKVIRYLQQFKFFDKEKFFKYIKVIDLGSVLRKEGLEKGIKFVINKIDEEEAKIVAIDSFKAIHTLLGSEEEIRKFTYDLGVELLAYQCTSFLVGEYTEAETEQEPIFAIADSIINISSDTKGYLRRRYLEIHKMRGSGYFAGKHRFSITKDGIIVHPRLMPKQKMVKPDIDVSCPKIKTGIKGLDKMLNGGLFTGSSTLIAGNSGTGKTTLALKFLQEGAINDERGLLISFEESPNLIFRLANSFNIPLAELVKENKIIILHYSPVELNVDEFHAKIMEVTHQQQIQRVVIDSIADIEVSIGDPTHLKNYILSLIDYFNEQSITSILTSESIEGTTFGITETKLSVIIDVIIQLRYKEEEGRINKYITILKMRGSDHDKEIKKFEITNSGMVIGNW